One segment of Fructilactobacillus hinvesii DNA contains the following:
- a CDS encoding PD-(D/E)XK nuclease family protein, whose product MSLQFILGPASADHQGQILQAMQQSAARHPEEQYFQVVPNNVKFEAELGTLKRLNLEQRATYAQNQIQTFSFSRLIWYFLRDQPAYQVPQLSPVAINMIIFQIITEHEADLTIYRGEGKQAGFIQQVAEQLMELQQGNLSPDDLHQLQNNTTGELRNKLHDLELIYRAFLQETDGKYLYQAATLELLNEYLLRMPAQQLEQLHFYFTGFSELTAQELQLVHTLIRRAHVVVDLTLDQPAREEAPSPEAFFAQPGRLYYRLYQYAQAHSRILPDQYAPARSLQPGLNQLEEYWISSSELERKLPEAPATNPNVHVLQAATSFDELMNISTKIRQLVATGKYRYGDFLVVARNLSDYENIIDPIFSMQQIPYFTDIQKQMENHPLVVLLQALFAIYQPNRARNYRYEDVMKLLKTELLIPKQDEKHFESLDDFRWQLALCENLVLKNGYYGKKWTQQADWKYTTVVDETTGVVVDKNQAFSQAINQIRHFVKDNLPPFYRRLTKAQTGREAAQILYQFLVNHGVPDRLQAWQQQATEAGNLQEAGQSEQVWNEFCHILDDYVNVLGDQEFVQDDFLALLQAGFVGATYSQIPSTLDQVTISEMGRYHLRDKRITIVVGADDHNLPVRVERQSLLSDGDRDQLGEQLATDQFLATTSETQMVAEPYEDYLTFMTPQDQLYFSYHVGNGTDDQLLKQSPYVQRIQSFFGLTTEAFHAQPDSTDLDVQPYLGSPRATLKYLIPAALASKKQRQPLNPSWGTIKKTLEQTADSTLRRLTRNLMSSLDYRNEPAPLKPEIVTSLYGQRILTSISKLEEFYSNPYEYFLEYGLRLKERDEFEINSAETGTFYHDALDQLMKVVNQQKLELGELDDQQIKELVTEVTTKLIEADQTQRYEILQSSERMNYLKGQLIQTVNEMAQTMRNQARHVHMRPRQTEVSFGPGQHYQELQFDLGNDQQVGVQGRIDRIDGMDIDGTDYLNIVDYKSSDHEINFAQVYDGTAMQMMTYMDAVLKNLKAISETEQAQLLGALYLRIFDPVLKSKDLKNWQDAQEIQRRLLKEHKYNGILVADQDVLNALGDHEVGDVYPFKFKNDGDFYKDSKVISKADLERVIHHTERLIQTAGKRIFAGDTRLWPARFQARSNVTNSAYQAVMQFDPLLTENNYREVENLSMDAVLEKLRAEQKGDQHE is encoded by the coding sequence ATGAGTTTACAGTTTATTCTGGGGCCAGCCAGTGCTGATCACCAGGGGCAGATTCTGCAGGCGATGCAGCAATCAGCCGCCCGTCATCCTGAAGAACAATACTTTCAAGTTGTGCCAAATAACGTCAAGTTTGAAGCGGAACTCGGAACCCTAAAGCGTTTGAACCTGGAACAACGAGCCACCTACGCTCAAAATCAAATTCAAACCTTTTCCTTTTCCCGGTTAATTTGGTACTTTTTACGGGACCAACCAGCCTATCAGGTGCCGCAGTTGTCTCCGGTAGCAATCAACATGATTATTTTCCAAATTATTACTGAGCACGAAGCTGATCTAACCATCTACCGGGGAGAAGGCAAACAGGCTGGCTTCATTCAGCAGGTGGCAGAACAACTAATGGAGCTGCAGCAGGGCAACCTGAGTCCAGATGATTTGCACCAGTTGCAAAACAACACAACCGGAGAACTCCGCAATAAACTGCACGACTTAGAGCTCATTTACCGGGCCTTTTTGCAGGAAACGGATGGCAAGTATCTGTATCAAGCGGCCACTCTAGAACTACTAAATGAATACCTCTTACGAATGCCAGCCCAGCAATTAGAGCAGTTGCACTTTTACTTTACCGGCTTTAGCGAGTTAACGGCGCAGGAACTGCAGTTGGTCCACACTTTGATTAGAAGGGCCCACGTGGTAGTGGATTTAACGCTGGATCAACCCGCCCGAGAGGAGGCGCCCAGTCCAGAAGCGTTCTTTGCGCAACCCGGACGTTTATATTACCGGTTGTACCAGTATGCCCAGGCTCACAGCCGGATTCTGCCCGACCAGTATGCGCCAGCGCGGTCTTTGCAACCGGGACTAAACCAATTAGAAGAGTACTGGATTAGCAGTAGTGAGTTGGAACGGAAACTTCCAGAAGCACCTGCCACGAATCCTAACGTGCATGTCTTACAAGCGGCGACGTCCTTTGACGAGTTGATGAACATATCGACCAAGATTCGCCAACTAGTTGCCACCGGGAAGTATCGGTACGGTGATTTCTTGGTGGTGGCCAGAAACCTGAGTGATTACGAAAACATCATTGATCCGATCTTTTCGATGCAACAAATTCCTTACTTTACGGATATCCAAAAGCAGATGGAAAATCACCCGTTGGTAGTGCTATTACAGGCTCTTTTTGCAATCTATCAGCCAAACCGAGCCCGCAACTACCGTTACGAAGACGTGATGAAGCTTTTGAAAACGGAGTTGCTGATTCCTAAACAGGATGAAAAACACTTTGAAAGTTTGGACGATTTTCGCTGGCAATTGGCCCTGTGTGAAAACCTGGTCCTTAAAAACGGCTACTACGGGAAAAAATGGACGCAACAAGCGGACTGGAAGTATACGACCGTCGTGGATGAAACCACGGGGGTCGTCGTAGACAAGAACCAGGCCTTTTCACAAGCAATCAATCAGATTCGCCACTTTGTAAAAGATAACCTCCCACCGTTTTACCGGCGGCTGACTAAAGCGCAGACCGGTCGGGAAGCCGCTCAAATTCTGTATCAATTTTTGGTGAACCATGGGGTGCCAGACCGGTTACAAGCGTGGCAGCAGCAGGCTACTGAAGCTGGAAACCTGCAGGAAGCCGGCCAATCGGAACAGGTGTGGAATGAATTTTGCCACATTCTAGATGACTACGTGAACGTCTTGGGTGACCAGGAATTTGTTCAAGACGATTTCTTAGCGCTCTTACAAGCCGGGTTTGTGGGGGCCACCTACTCCCAGATCCCGTCGACCTTGGATCAGGTGACGATTTCAGAAATGGGGCGGTATCACCTTCGAGATAAGCGTATTACGATTGTGGTGGGTGCTGATGACCACAACTTACCGGTGCGGGTTGAACGCCAAAGTCTACTGAGCGATGGGGATCGGGATCAACTAGGGGAGCAGTTGGCTACGGATCAATTTTTGGCAACCACTAGCGAAACCCAGATGGTGGCAGAACCCTACGAAGACTATCTGACCTTTATGACGCCCCAGGATCAGTTGTATTTTTCATATCACGTTGGCAATGGGACCGATGATCAGTTACTAAAGCAGTCCCCCTACGTGCAGCGGATTCAGTCATTCTTTGGTCTGACTACAGAAGCATTTCACGCCCAGCCGGATTCCACTGACCTTGATGTGCAGCCGTACCTTGGTTCCCCCCGGGCAACTTTGAAGTATTTAATTCCAGCAGCGCTCGCTAGTAAGAAACAGCGGCAGCCGTTGAATCCCAGTTGGGGCACCATTAAAAAGACGTTAGAACAAACAGCTGATTCCACTTTGCGGCGCCTGACGCGTAATCTGATGAGTAGTTTGGACTATCGCAATGAACCCGCCCCATTAAAACCAGAGATTGTCACTAGCCTGTATGGTCAACGGATTCTGACCTCAATTTCGAAACTCGAGGAGTTTTATTCCAATCCGTACGAATACTTCTTGGAATATGGGTTACGACTGAAAGAACGGGATGAATTCGAGATTAATTCGGCTGAGACGGGGACCTTTTATCATGATGCCCTCGACCAACTGATGAAGGTGGTTAACCAGCAAAAACTAGAATTAGGGGAGCTGGATGATCAGCAAATCAAAGAGTTGGTCACGGAGGTGACAACCAAATTGATTGAGGCTGATCAGACGCAACGCTACGAGATTCTGCAGAGTTCGGAGCGGATGAACTACCTAAAGGGGCAGTTGATTCAGACGGTTAATGAGATGGCGCAGACCATGCGTAATCAAGCGCGACACGTGCACATGCGGCCCCGGCAAACCGAGGTGTCCTTTGGTCCCGGCCAGCACTACCAAGAGTTGCAATTTGATTTAGGTAACGATCAGCAGGTCGGTGTGCAGGGCCGGATTGATCGAATTGACGGCATGGATATTGATGGAACGGACTATCTAAACATCGTGGACTATAAATCGAGTGACCATGAGATTAATTTTGCTCAGGTCTACGATGGAACCGCCATGCAGATGATGACTTACATGGATGCGGTGCTAAAGAACCTGAAGGCCATTAGTGAGACCGAGCAAGCCCAGTTACTGGGGGCTTTGTACCTACGGATTTTTGATCCGGTGTTGAAATCGAAAGATTTGAAAAACTGGCAGGATGCGCAAGAAATTCAACGTCGCCTGCTAAAAGAACATAAGTACAATGGTATTTTAGTGGCTGATCAAGACGTCTTAAATGCCTTAGGAGATCACGAGGTGGGGGACGTCTATCCGTTTAAATTTAAGAATGATGGTGATTTCTACAAAGATAGTAAAGTCATTTCTAAGGCCGATTTGGAGCGGGTAATTCACCATACAGAACGGTTGATTCAAACGGCAGGAAAGAGAATTTTTGCTGGGGATACGCGGTTATGGCCGGCCCGGTTCCAAGCCAGATCCAACGTTACGAATTCGGCGTACCAAGCCGTGATGCAGTTTGATCCGTTACTAACGGAGAATAACTATCGTGAGGTGGAAAATCTCAGCATGGATGCAGTACTGGAAAAACTACGAGCAGAACAGAAAGGAGACCAGCATGAGTGA
- a CDS encoding sugar porter family MFS transporter, with amino-acid sequence MKKPRLSIAFIFIFGALGGLLFGFDTGIISGASPLIEANFHLNTEQTGFITSSVLIGSAIGALSIGSLSDRFGRKKLLILASILFLVGSGLSAVATGFVPMVIARIILGLAVGGASALTPAYLAELADKGHRGSLGTMFQLMVTLGILLAYVSNLAFLGHNLLGIRDWRWMLGSALIPALLLFIGGILLPESPRYLVEKGKVTEARAVLDQLRAGTKDDPDAEIAEIQSVSHQEKGGLKELFTIARPSLIVAIGIMLFQQLVGINAVIYFLPQVFMKGFNFPASGAIWISVGIGIVNFVVTILAYLIMDKVNRKTILMFGSIVMGVSLSLLAILNFTLSISAAAIPTIILIAVYIFGFAISWGPIAWLLIGEIFPLSVRGIGTAIGSAANWIANFIVSQFFLTILALFHNNVGGPFAIFAVFAFLSWGFVYYFVPETRNKSLEEIESELVSRYNAKQKKA; translated from the coding sequence GTGAAAAAACCACGTTTAAGCATTGCTTTTATTTTTATCTTCGGAGCCCTCGGAGGCCTCCTCTTTGGATTTGATACCGGAATTATCTCCGGAGCTTCTCCGCTAATCGAAGCCAACTTCCACCTTAACACGGAACAAACGGGCTTTATTACTTCCTCCGTGCTGATTGGATCCGCCATTGGAGCGTTATCAATTGGATCCTTATCTGACCGGTTTGGGCGCAAGAAATTATTAATCCTCGCTTCTATCCTCTTTTTAGTGGGATCCGGCTTATCTGCCGTAGCCACTGGGTTTGTCCCTATGGTTATCGCTCGGATTATCCTGGGCTTAGCGGTGGGAGGGGCCTCTGCCCTCACTCCTGCTTACTTAGCTGAATTAGCCGACAAGGGGCACCGGGGCTCATTAGGAACCATGTTTCAATTAATGGTGACCCTTGGGATTTTATTGGCCTACGTTTCTAACCTGGCCTTTCTCGGCCACAACTTGTTGGGGATTAGAGACTGGCGATGGATGCTCGGATCAGCATTGATTCCCGCCCTATTACTCTTTATCGGTGGCATTTTGCTGCCCGAATCACCCCGGTACCTGGTTGAAAAAGGAAAGGTCACTGAAGCCCGGGCCGTTTTAGACCAGTTACGCGCTGGCACCAAAGACGATCCAGACGCAGAAATTGCAGAAATCCAATCCGTTTCTCACCAAGAAAAAGGCGGATTAAAAGAACTCTTTACCATTGCGCGTCCTTCTTTGATTGTCGCCATTGGGATCATGCTCTTTCAACAACTAGTCGGGATTAACGCCGTCATTTATTTCCTTCCTCAGGTTTTCATGAAGGGATTTAACTTCCCGGCCTCTGGAGCCATCTGGATTTCCGTCGGCATCGGGATTGTGAACTTTGTCGTGACCATTTTGGCCTACCTCATCATGGACAAGGTCAACCGGAAAACCATTTTAATGTTTGGTTCAATTGTGATGGGCGTTTCCTTGAGCTTGTTAGCCATTCTTAACTTCACGCTCAGCATTAGTGCGGCTGCCATTCCCACCATCATCTTAATTGCCGTGTACATCTTTGGGTTCGCCATTTCCTGGGGCCCAATTGCCTGGTTATTGATTGGGGAAATCTTCCCGCTTTCAGTTCGAGGAATCGGAACGGCCATCGGTTCGGCCGCCAACTGGATCGCGAACTTCATCGTGTCCCAGTTCTTCTTAACCATTTTGGCGCTCTTTCACAACAACGTCGGGGGACCATTTGCGATCTTCGCCGTCTTTGCCTTTCTTTCTTGGGGCTTCGTTTACTACTTTGTTCCAGAAACGCGCAACAAATCCTTGGAAGAAATTGAAAGCGAACTCGTGAGTCGTTACAACGCCAAACAGAAAAAAGCCTAA
- the addA gene encoding helicase-exonuclease AddAB subunit AddA, whose translation MSETQWTPGQLAAIQNDSAGNILVSASAGSGKTSVLTQRVMRKIKAGVDVDQLLIVTFTNAAAQEMRERIHGALQMELNHTQDQAAKQHLVRQLRKLTTAHIETMDAFCLWLVKRYYYVINLDPDFRILTNRSERTLLQTDVWSDVREELYGNDRDHRFAQLTRNFSNDRSDDGLTDLVLRLYEIANVNQDPDQWIDRLGDFYQSDGSLTDSHLYRDYLLPDLQNQFAQILATYRQVRELAQRAGLVKVETFVTAEQEQISTISEQLDSCSWDQLRTLFTQQKFKRFPNVSKKDLDEEQLAVKEQCKNLRNEAKKQLEAMGKNYFWTDEASLQTLNDDASLLVKKLIAVVKQFATQYATVKRQRHAYDFTDIEHFAFQILTDQSEAGVSLRTQLQQQFNEIMVDEYQDNNHLQDAILGTIKNPEHPNLFMVGDVKQSIYRFRLADPQMFMDKYHTYPDKANPNQLITLPDNFRSVANVDYFTNLIFEQIMDRSFGEVDYTGDAQLQFGARDYPDDLDTTTELMLLADDQGDHKQQDQLTNDQLQIELIANKIETMMNAGFQIYDRKLGQKRPLQYGDIALLSSTKRNNFEIASIFAEHQIPLNSDGAESYFKTAEIQMMLSLLQIIDNPAQDIPLAAVLRSPLVGLDENELAYIRITKKTGNYYQAVLDFRKDYQEQTQTEFGNRVLSKVDQFLEQLKNLRDYATKHSLAELIWEIYNQTGFLDYVGGMPAGKKRQANLHALYQRAEEYERNGFQGLFAFVQFIKRLQKDDNDLAEASVDVDPNSVTVKTIHGSKGLEYPVVFVIDVHHQSNQSEFKDPFVVDDQMGLGIKYYYPDRHEQVNTLQYLAITNSLKQKAQAEEMRKLYVALTRAKQKLIITGIVKGTTKQTAEASTFQSWSQAGQSPNLVINQATRSSAKNFLTWIGMSLVRHPQFQALLDDDLTLSELQSDPSKFTVEFVQPTELQATTKTTESTTATEFTGQATDPAEIKRLLEFQYPFADAAQTTAYQSVSEIKRQFDDPDNIQLGSVADTGRQILQRTRYQSEQFAQPQFMQTVAKPTPQEVGTATHLVLQKLDVTKPVTEERVEALIKKLVAGQLLTVAVAEQINRKAVVAFYQTDVGQRILQFPDRLQREVPFSLIIKAQRLFSEFHNDPNQQILVHGIIDGYLDDPEQGPILFDYKTSFVNPAHPDDSIEQIKEQYTGQVNLYALALQDILHEPVKQKYLYLLANQQLVAIPTNEK comes from the coding sequence ATGAGTGAAACCCAGTGGACCCCAGGCCAATTAGCCGCGATTCAGAATGATTCCGCTGGAAACATTCTGGTATCAGCTTCAGCTGGATCTGGGAAGACCAGCGTGTTAACCCAGCGGGTGATGCGGAAAATCAAGGCCGGCGTTGACGTGGATCAGTTACTGATTGTGACCTTTACGAATGCTGCGGCCCAGGAAATGCGGGAACGAATTCACGGGGCCTTGCAAATGGAACTGAATCACACGCAGGATCAAGCGGCGAAACAACATCTAGTTCGTCAACTGCGCAAGCTGACCACGGCGCACATTGAAACCATGGATGCCTTTTGTTTGTGGCTAGTAAAGCGATATTACTACGTCATTAACTTGGATCCTGACTTTCGGATTTTAACGAACAGGAGTGAGCGCACCCTACTACAAACGGATGTTTGGAGTGATGTCCGCGAAGAATTGTACGGAAACGACCGGGATCACCGGTTTGCCCAGTTAACGCGGAACTTCTCCAACGATCGCAGTGACGACGGTTTGACCGATTTGGTGTTGCGCCTGTACGAAATAGCGAACGTCAATCAGGATCCAGACCAGTGGATTGACCGGCTAGGGGATTTTTACCAGAGCGATGGATCCCTGACTGATAGTCATCTGTACCGAGACTATTTACTGCCGGATTTACAAAATCAATTCGCCCAAATCTTAGCTACGTACCGGCAGGTTCGTGAATTAGCGCAACGAGCTGGACTTGTGAAGGTTGAGACGTTTGTGACGGCGGAGCAGGAACAAATCTCGACAATCAGTGAGCAACTGGATTCCTGTAGTTGGGATCAGCTCCGGACGCTTTTTACCCAGCAAAAATTCAAGCGGTTCCCGAACGTTAGCAAAAAAGACCTTGATGAGGAGCAACTAGCGGTAAAAGAGCAATGTAAAAATTTGCGAAATGAGGCTAAAAAGCAATTGGAAGCCATGGGCAAAAATTATTTTTGGACCGACGAAGCGAGTCTACAGACGCTCAATGACGATGCATCTCTACTCGTAAAGAAGTTGATTGCGGTCGTAAAGCAATTTGCGACGCAGTATGCCACGGTGAAACGCCAACGGCATGCCTATGATTTTACGGACATCGAGCACTTCGCGTTTCAAATCTTAACCGATCAGTCCGAAGCGGGGGTTTCCCTGCGGACGCAGCTCCAGCAGCAGTTTAACGAAATCATGGTTGATGAATACCAGGACAATAATCACCTGCAGGATGCCATTTTAGGCACAATTAAGAATCCCGAGCACCCGAACCTTTTCATGGTGGGGGACGTGAAGCAGTCAATTTATCGCTTCCGATTGGCCGATCCGCAGATGTTTATGGATAAATACCATACTTACCCGGATAAAGCTAATCCGAACCAGTTGATCACGTTGCCCGATAACTTCCGGTCGGTAGCCAACGTGGATTATTTTACGAACCTCATCTTTGAACAGATCATGGACCGTTCCTTTGGGGAAGTTGACTACACCGGTGATGCCCAGCTGCAATTTGGGGCGCGGGATTATCCGGATGATTTAGACACCACAACGGAATTAATGTTGTTGGCTGATGACCAGGGCGATCACAAACAACAAGACCAATTAACCAACGACCAACTCCAGATTGAGCTGATTGCGAACAAGATTGAGACGATGATGAACGCTGGCTTTCAGATTTACGATCGCAAGTTGGGCCAAAAACGTCCCTTGCAGTATGGCGACATTGCGTTGCTGTCCTCGACCAAGCGGAATAACTTTGAGATTGCCAGCATCTTTGCCGAACATCAAATTCCGTTGAACAGTGATGGAGCCGAAAGCTACTTTAAGACGGCAGAAATTCAAATGATGCTGTCGTTACTGCAAATCATTGATAATCCCGCGCAAGACATTCCGCTGGCCGCAGTGTTACGATCACCGTTAGTGGGATTGGACGAAAATGAATTAGCCTACATCCGGATTACGAAAAAAACGGGGAACTATTACCAAGCCGTCTTGGACTTTCGCAAAGATTACCAGGAACAAACCCAGACGGAGTTTGGCAATCGAGTGTTGAGCAAGGTTGACCAGTTTTTGGAACAACTAAAGAACCTGCGTGATTACGCTACTAAGCATAGTTTGGCGGAATTAATTTGGGAAATTTACAACCAAACCGGATTCTTAGACTACGTGGGTGGAATGCCAGCTGGAAAGAAACGGCAGGCCAATCTGCACGCGCTCTACCAACGTGCTGAAGAGTATGAACGCAACGGATTTCAGGGTTTGTTTGCTTTTGTCCAATTCATCAAACGATTGCAAAAGGATGATAACGACCTTGCGGAAGCTAGTGTCGACGTGGATCCAAACTCCGTGACCGTCAAAACGATTCACGGGAGTAAGGGGCTCGAATATCCGGTGGTCTTTGTGATTGATGTCCACCACCAATCCAATCAAAGTGAGTTTAAAGATCCGTTTGTGGTTGATGATCAGATGGGACTGGGAATTAAGTATTACTATCCCGACCGCCACGAGCAGGTGAACACGTTGCAGTACTTGGCGATTACCAATTCGTTAAAACAAAAGGCGCAAGCCGAAGAAATGCGGAAACTTTACGTGGCTTTAACCCGGGCCAAGCAGAAGTTAATTATCACCGGGATTGTCAAGGGAACGACTAAGCAGACGGCTGAAGCAAGTACGTTTCAAAGCTGGTCGCAGGCGGGGCAAAGCCCGAATTTGGTGATTAACCAGGCCACCCGGAGTAGTGCTAAGAACTTCTTGACTTGGATCGGGATGTCCTTGGTACGCCATCCGCAGTTTCAAGCGTTACTGGATGACGACCTTACCCTATCGGAGCTCCAGTCTGATCCAAGTAAATTTACGGTGGAATTTGTCCAGCCCACGGAGTTACAAGCAACCACGAAAACGACAGAGTCCACCACTGCCACAGAATTTACCGGGCAAGCCACTGATCCAGCGGAAATTAAACGGTTGCTGGAATTTCAGTATCCGTTTGCAGATGCCGCGCAAACGACGGCGTACCAATCGGTATCAGAAATTAAACGCCAGTTTGACGATCCAGATAACATTCAATTAGGGAGCGTCGCTGATACTGGCCGTCAGATTTTGCAACGCACGCGGTATCAGAGTGAGCAGTTTGCCCAACCGCAGTTCATGCAAACGGTGGCTAAGCCCACGCCCCAAGAGGTGGGAACTGCTACCCACTTGGTCCTGCAGAAACTCGATGTAACCAAACCCGTTACAGAGGAGCGGGTCGAAGCGTTAATTAAGAAGCTAGTGGCGGGCCAGCTCTTAACTGTAGCGGTGGCAGAGCAGATTAACCGAAAAGCCGTCGTAGCGTTCTATCAGACGGACGTTGGACAACGGATTCTGCAATTCCCCGATCGGTTGCAGCGGGAGGTTCCCTTCTCGCTGATTATTAAGGCGCAACGGCTCTTTTCGGAATTTCACAATGATCCGAACCAACAGATTCTGGTCCACGGAATTATCGATGGGTATCTTGATGATCCCGAACAGGGACCCATCCTGTTTGATTACAAAACGAGCTTTGTGAATCCGGCTCATCCAGATGACTCCATTGAGCAAATTAAGGAACAGTACACCGGTCAGGTGAACCTCTATGCCCTAGCCCTGCAGGATATTTTGCACGAACCGGTCAAGCAGAAGTACCTGTACCTGCTTGCCAACCAGCAGTTGGTTGCAATTCCAACTAACGAAAAATAG